The genomic interval TGACGATCCGCGACCTCGAACGCGTCGGCGACCACGCGGTCAACATCGCCGCACGGACGCTCTACATGACCGAGAACAGCGACGAACTGATCTACTGACTCCCCCTTCGCGAGACACCCACTGACCGCGCGTCCTGCATCGAAGCGTGGCCCGGCGACGCCGCGGTGAACGCGCTCCCGTCTCAGTCGTCGAGGCCGAGCATCGACTTCAGCTTCGACCCCTTCGAGAGGCCCTCGAGTTCGCGGAGCGCCGACTTCTCCTCCGAGAGGTTGTCCTCGAGCGGGTCGGTGACGTCGTCGTCGAGGTCGAGTTCCTTCGCCAGCACGAGCAACCCCTCGTAGCTGGTGATCTCGAAGCGTTCGGTCTTCATCCCGGCCTGCATGTCGAACAGGTCGTGGAGGTGCGGGTCCGACGACTCCTCGACGAACTCATCGTGTTCGGTGCGGAGTGCGTCGAGCACGTGGCTCTGGCTCTCCTCGGGTTCGTGACCGAGTGCCCGGAACGCGTCTTCGAGGCGCTGGACCTGCTCGTGGGTCTCGTCGCGGTGCTCGGCGAACCCGCGCTGGAGTTTGTCGTTGTCGGCCTCCCGGGACATCTCCTCGAGCGTGTCGACGAGTCGCTTCTCGGTGTAGTACATCTGTTCGAGCTGGTGGCGGAACATGTCCTCCACGTCGGTTATCGTCATGGTGTAATCCCGTCTGGAGGGTGGAGTGGTAGCTGAATAAGTAGCGGCTCGGCGTACGCAGGCGGGTCTGGAGTGGTCCTCGCCGAGCGAGGCCCGGTTCGTCGCTACCGCGAGACGAGCGTCTCGGCGAGTGGGACGCGAGAACGAAGTCCGAGCGGCCCCCGAGACCGCTCGCCGCTGTGTGGTCCGTCGAGCGTTACTGGAAGCCGATGCGGCCGGTCGAGGACTGCTCCGGGCCGCGCGTGCCGCCGCGGAACTGGTCGGCGATCTCCTCGTAGTACGCTCGGATGTCGTCGTTGATGGTCGGCCGGACCGACTCCATCGCGGTCCGGAAGTGACGCATCTCGACCTCCTCGGCGTCGTGGTCCTCGCGCAGGGCCTCGATGGCCGCCTCGCGGGCGATGGACTCGATGTCCGACCCGACGTAGCCCGCCGTCAGTTCGGCGAGCTCACGGAGGCTCACGTCCGGCGCGAGCGGCGAGTCGTCGGTGTGGATGCGGAGGATCTGCTCGCGGCCCTCGAGTTCGGGTTCGCCGATGAACACGAGGCGGTCGAACCGACCCGAGCGGATGAGCGCGGGGTCGATCATGTCCGGCCGGTTGGTCGCGCCGATGACCATCACGTTCTCCATCTCCTCCAGCCCGTCGAGTTCGGTCAGGAGCTGGTTGACGACGCGCTCGGAGACGTTCGACCCGATGTCGCCGCCACGGCCGGGCGCGAGCGAGTCGAGTTCGTCGAAGAAGATGACCGTCGGGGCCACCTGTCGGGCCTTCCGGAACGTCTGCCGGATGGCCTTCTCGGACTCACCGACCCACTTCGACAGCAGCTGCGGGCCGCGCACCGAGATGAAGTTCGCGTTCGTCTCGTTGGCGACGGCCTTCGCCATCAGCGTCTTCCCGGTGCCCGGCGGGCCGTAGAGCAGGACGCCCGACGGCGGGCTGACGCCCATCCGCTCGAAGCGCTCGGGGGAGTTCATCGGCCACTCGACGGACTCCTGGACCTGCTGTTTGGCGTCGTCGAGCCCGCCGACGTGGTCCCACGTTATCTTCGGGAGTTCGACGAGCACCTCGCGCATCGCCGACGGATCGACCTCCGAGAGCGCCCCGCGGAAGTCGTTCCGTTTGATGATCATCTTGTCGATGAGGCTCGGCGGGATGTCCTCCTGATCGAGGTCGATCTCGGGGAGGTACCGCCGGAGGGCCTTCATCGCGGCCTCCTTCGTCAGGGACTCGATGTCCGCGCCGACGAAGCCGTGGGTCTCGTCGGCGAGGTGGTCGAGGCTCACGTCGTCCGAGAGCGGCATGCCCCGCGTGTGGATCTGGAGGATCTCCTTGCGACCCACCTCGTCGGGGACGCCGATCTCGATCTCGCGGTCGAACCGACCTGGACGCCGGAGTGCCGGGTCGACGCTGTCGACGCGGTTGGTCGCCGCGATGACGATGACCTGGCCGCGCGATTCGAGGCCGTCCATCATCGTCAGCAACTGGGCGACGACGCGGCGTTCGACCTCGCCGGTGACGTCCTCGCGTTTCGGCGCGATGGAGTCGAGTTCGTCGATGAAGATGATGGAGGGCGACTCCTCGCTGGCGTCCTCGAATATCTCGCGTAACTGCTGTTCGGACTCGCCGTAGTACTTCGAGATGATCTCCGGGCCGGCGATGGAGAAGAAACTCGCAGACGTCTCGTTGGCGACGGCCTTCGCCAGCAGCGTCTTCCCGGTGCCGGGCGGACCGTGGAGAAGCACCCCCTGTGGCGGCTCGATGCCGAGTTTCTTGAATATCTGGGGGTGTTTCATCGGCAGTTCGACCATCTCGCGGACGCGCTGAATCTCGCCCTGGAGGCCGCCGATGTCCTCGTAGGTGATGCCGCCGCCGGTCTTCTCGAAGCCCGATATCGGCTCCTCGCGGAGTTCGACCTCGGTGTCCTCGGTGATGAGACAGACGCCCTCCGGGTCGGTCTCGACGGCGATGAGCGGAATCGCCTGACCGGGCGAGCGCATGAACGGGTGGTTCGTGGAGGACATCACCGGCACGATGTCGCGCTCGACGACGGGTCGCTTGAGAATCTGGCGTTTGACCATGCCCGCGGCGTCGGACCCGAACTGGACCGACGCCTCCTCGGGTGGCGCGAGGGTGAGCTTCTCGGCCTTCGTCGCGTCGGCCTTCCGAATCGTGACGCGTTCGCCGATGCCCACGTCGGCGTTCTGCCGCGTGAACCCGTCGATGCGGACGGTGTCGGTGTTCCAGTCCTGGCGGTCCGCGCGCCAGACCTTGGCGGCGGTGCGCTCGCCGCCCTCGATCTCGATGATGTCTCCTGGACTCAGCTTCAGGTGCAACAGCGTATCCGGGTCGAGGCGTGCGATGCCGCGGCCCGAGTCGTTCGGGTACGCCTTCGCCACCTCCAGTTGGACTTCGTTCATTACGGGGTTGTGTGGTGGGGTCCGGTTTCGCCGGACATATCCCTTTTGCTCATGTGTCACACACGTACTGCGTGCGACTGACGATACGTGGCAGAGGACCGTCTCCAGCCTTGTAATACGGTCGCTACTGCCAGGAACGTTTCGCGGGTGGTCGCCCGCGCTGACCACGCGCGCTCTCACGGACTCTCACGAGCGGCCTGTCAACACGGTTCGTGAGTGGTAATGACACGCTACCGGGCCGAAACGCTCGCGTTCGTCTCCCGGCCGACACTCGTTCCGCCGTGTGTCGCGTAGCTTTACCCCCTCCACTCCGGAGACCACACCATGCGCACGCTCGCCTTCGACGGTCGGATGGGTGCCAGCGGCGACATGCTCCTCGGCGCACTCCTCGCCGCGGGTGCCGACCGGAGCGTCCTCGACCCGGTCGAAGACGCCCTGCCGGTCCGCTACGATGTCGACGAGACCGAGAAGAACGGTATCGTCGCGACCCGCGTCGTCGTCCGCCTGACCGACCAGGCCGACGAGGACGGACCGACCGACGACTCCCCCCACGACGAGGGCGGGGGAGACGGCCACGACCATCACCACCACGACGACCACGAACACGGAGCGTCACAGCACCACGGGCGCGACCACGACGGTTCTCACAGCGATGGCAGCCACGACTCCCACCACGGCGACCCCTCGGACACCCACGACCACGAGGACCACCATCACGACCACGCAGAGGGAGCGGGGCGACTCCGGACGTACCCGGAGGTCGTCGAACTGGTCGAGGGGATGGGACTGCCCCCCGAGGTCGAACGGGACGCGCTTGCCGTCTTCGAACTGCTCGGCGAGGCCGAGGCGCGGGTCCACGGCACCGATCTCGACGAGACGCACTTCCACGAGGTCGGCGCGGACGACGCCGTCGCGGACGTCGTCGGGGTCTGTCTCCTCCTCTCGGACCTCGGCGTCGACCGCGTCGTGACGACGCCGCTCGCGACCGGTGGCGGCGAGGTGTCGATGAGCCACGGCACCTACCCCGTGCCGACGCCCGCGACGCTCAACCTCGCCCAGGACGCGTCGTGGTCGCTGCGCGGCGGTCCCGTCGAGATGGAACTGCTCACGCCGACCGGCGCGGCGTTGCTCGCACACCTCGCGGAGGGGGTCGAGCACCTCCCGCCCATCGACGTCGCGTCGTCGGGCTACGGCGCGGGCGGCTACGACGTGCCCGAGTACCCGAACGTCCTCCGGGCCGTCGTCGGCGAGACGCGCGACGGCCTCCGCCGCGAGTCGACTCGACTGCTGGAGACGAACGTCGACGACGTGGCTCCCGAGGTGCTCGGGAGCCTCCACGACACGCTCGCGGAGGTCGGCGCACGCGACGTGTCGGTACTCCCGACGACGATGAAGAAGTCCCGACCGGGCCACCTCGTCAAGGTCGTCGTGAGTGCCGAGGACGCCGCGCGGGTCGCCCGGCGACTCGCCGAGGAGACGGGGACGCTCGGCGTACGCGAGACGGGCGTCCGTCACCGGTTCGTCGCCGACCGGTCGTTCGAGACCGTGACGCTGCAGGTCGAGGGCGAGTCCTACGAGGTGTCCGTGAAGGTCGCCAGCGCGGGCGACGAGCGGTTCGACGTGAGCGCGGAGTTCGACGACGCGCGAGCGGTCGCCCGCGAGACGGGTCTCCCCGTCCGTGAAGTTCTCCGCCGTGCAGAGCAGGCGTTCGAGACGGAGTAGGTGAACCTACCCCTCGTCCGTCGTCGTGTCGCGCCCGTCCCCCCGGTGTTCGTCTAGCGCCTCCTCCATCGTCAGGTCGCCGCGAGCGACGCGCCGGGCGAGGCCCTCGGTGATGGTCCGGTCGCCCTCGCTCCGCTCGCGGGAGCGCCGTTTGATGACCTGTATCTCCCCCTTCGTCGGCGTGATGTCGCGGCCCTCGATGCGCTCGCCCGAACGTCGGGCGATGTTGACGGCGGCGAGGACGTCGCCCATACCGCGCGCACCCGTCCCGAGGTAGGGCGTCGTCCCCGTCTCGTCGACGAGTTCCAGCGGCACGTCGGCCAGGTCGTCGACGATGCGCGACCCGTTCAACCGCGCACCGTCGCCGATTCGCACGGTCGGGTCGACGGCGTCCTCCAGTTCGCGTTCGACTACCGTCCCGACCTCGGAGACGGGCACCTGGAACGCGGCGACGACGGTGTCGCCCACGAGGACGGCGACGCCCGGCCTGTCGCCGGGGTCGATGCCGACGACCATCCGTTCGTCGCCACCGCGGATGAGCGCGAGCGCCTCCTCGACGGCGCGTCGCGGGTCCTCCGGGTCCGCGCGGACCACGTCGACCGACACCTGCTCGGGGTAGACGTCGTCGTCGGGGCCGGTGACGAGCAGCGTCGTCGCCTCGGGCAGCTCCTCGTCCGGTTCCTGCGTGGTGAACTCGACGCTCCGCTCGCGCAACTCGTTGACGACGCCGTGGTACACCTCGAAGTCCGTCGTGGCGACGACTATCACGGGCGACGTTGCCACCGCGAGCTAAAAAGTCTCTCCTGTCCCCGGGTCGGTCGTGACGCGACGGTTCGTACCCGCTCAGGGCTCTTCTGCCCCGACGAGTCCGTCGTCGGTGATGCGGAACCGTGCGTTCCCGCCTGCCTGTTTCGAGCGGTGCTTCTCCAGCGTCGCACGGCGGTTCCCGCCGCGGAACCGTTCCAGTCGGAGGACCACCGCCGACCAGTGACTGAGCGTGTGCCCACCCAGCCCGCGCGACCGGTCGCTGTCGGGGTCGGTGAACACCTGGTTCGTGATGAGCACCGCGATGTCGTGGCGACGGGCGAGGCTCAGCAGGTGGGTGATCTGTCGGACGACCTGCCGGAGCACCGCACCCTCGTCGTCGTTGTCGCGTTCGAGGCGGTAGAACCCCGTCGCGCTGTCGAGGACGATGAGGTCGACCTGCGACGCGAAGTCCGCCGCGTCCTTGACGGCCTCCTCCTGTTCGGCGAAGTCCAGCGCCTCGCTGATGATGACCCGCGAGGCGAGGTCGTCGACCGACTCCTCGTCGCCCACCGCCCGCGCCAGTTGCTCGAATCGGTCCGGCGAGATTCCCTCCGTGTCGATGTAGAGCGCGCTCGACCCCGACGCCGCGACGCCGACGGCCGCCGAGAGGGCGATGTTCGTCTTCCCGGCCGCGGGTGCGCCGTACACCTGCGTCACCGCGCCGCGTTCGAGGCCGCCG from Halomarina salina carries:
- the larC gene encoding nickel pincer cofactor biosynthesis protein LarC, translated to MRTLAFDGRMGASGDMLLGALLAAGADRSVLDPVEDALPVRYDVDETEKNGIVATRVVVRLTDQADEDGPTDDSPHDEGGGDGHDHHHHDDHEHGASQHHGRDHDGSHSDGSHDSHHGDPSDTHDHEDHHHDHAEGAGRLRTYPEVVELVEGMGLPPEVERDALAVFELLGEAEARVHGTDLDETHFHEVGADDAVADVVGVCLLLSDLGVDRVVTTPLATGGGEVSMSHGTYPVPTPATLNLAQDASWSLRGGPVEMELLTPTGAALLAHLAEGVEHLPPIDVASSGYGAGGYDVPEYPNVLRAVVGETRDGLRRESTRLLETNVDDVAPEVLGSLHDTLAEVGARDVSVLPTTMKKSRPGHLVKVVVSAEDAARVARRLAEETGTLGVRETGVRHRFVADRSFETVTLQVEGESYEVSVKVASAGDERFDVSAEFDDARAVARETGLPVREVLRRAEQAFETE
- a CDS encoding CDC48 family AAA ATPase translates to MNEVQLEVAKAYPNDSGRGIARLDPDTLLHLKLSPGDIIEIEGGERTAAKVWRADRQDWNTDTVRIDGFTRQNADVGIGERVTIRKADATKAEKLTLAPPEEASVQFGSDAAGMVKRQILKRPVVERDIVPVMSSTNHPFMRSPGQAIPLIAVETDPEGVCLITEDTEVELREEPISGFEKTGGGITYEDIGGLQGEIQRVREMVELPMKHPQIFKKLGIEPPQGVLLHGPPGTGKTLLAKAVANETSASFFSIAGPEIISKYYGESEQQLREIFEDASEESPSIIFIDELDSIAPKREDVTGEVERRVVAQLLTMMDGLESRGQVIVIAATNRVDSVDPALRRPGRFDREIEIGVPDEVGRKEILQIHTRGMPLSDDVSLDHLADETHGFVGADIESLTKEAAMKALRRYLPEIDLDQEDIPPSLIDKMIIKRNDFRGALSEVDPSAMREVLVELPKITWDHVGGLDDAKQQVQESVEWPMNSPERFERMGVSPPSGVLLYGPPGTGKTLMAKAVANETNANFISVRGPQLLSKWVGESEKAIRQTFRKARQVAPTVIFFDELDSLAPGRGGDIGSNVSERVVNQLLTELDGLEEMENVMVIGATNRPDMIDPALIRSGRFDRLVFIGEPELEGREQILRIHTDDSPLAPDVSLRELAELTAGYVGSDIESIAREAAIEALREDHDAEEVEMRHFRTAMESVRPTINDDIRAYYEEIADQFRGGTRGPEQSSTGRIGFQ
- the radB gene encoding DNA repair and recombination protein RadB, which encodes MSDYISTGCGPVDDLLGGGLERGAVTQVYGAPAAGKTNIALSAAVGVAASGSSALYIDTEGISPDRFEQLARAVGDEESVDDLASRVIISEALDFAEQEEAVKDAADFASQVDLIVLDSATGFYRLERDNDDEGAVLRQVVRQITHLLSLARRHDIAVLITNQVFTDPDSDRSRGLGGHTLSHWSAVVLRLERFRGGNRRATLEKHRSKQAGGNARFRITDDGLVGAEEP
- a CDS encoding YciE/YciF ferroxidase family protein, with product MTITDVEDMFRHQLEQMYYTEKRLVDTLEEMSREADNDKLQRGFAEHRDETHEQVQRLEDAFRALGHEPEESQSHVLDALRTEHDEFVEESSDPHLHDLFDMQAGMKTERFEITSYEGLLVLAKELDLDDDVTDPLEDNLSEEKSALRELEGLSKGSKLKSMLGLDD